The DNA sequence atgttaatTATTTGTACACAAATTTACAAACAAGACTCAATCAAATGACACATTATAAGACACATTAAAGATGCCtttgattaattttttttaatttatcaaatttaattcTGTAGTTAGAAAAAGTTATTCAAAACTATTTGAAAATAGTTGAGCTATTtccaaacatgttttttttcttttacactAATGTTTTAATTCAATATATTGGAGGCCATTTTTTAAGATATCCATGTACTCACAGCTTTGAATGATACTATAACTATTAACAAAAATATGCACAAATCATTTCAATGACAAACAACTGTGTGGAGTCTCCTTGATTTGctcaaatttattattttaagtcCTGAGTTGAGTTGAGTTGCCTATTGTCATTGATAATCTTGCCTTACCAGCTGGGGAGAGTTTGCACCTCAATGAAAACCCTACCAGCATGGCGGCAATGAAGGATAATGTTGACCAGGTTTTGCAGTTCATGGCGGTCAACAAAATCAAGATGCATCATACTTCATCTAAAGGTACTGCAGATGAGATATGAGTTTGTTAGTTCCTGTTCCTGGTGTAGATTTTTCTCCATGTTACCCAATTTTCCTTCACAAAAccaataattttgattgtaaGCTGTGTTCTGTGGTCAGACATGAATTGTATGCAAAGTTGCAAAACAAAGGATTAGACAGACTCAGTGATGATATCTTAGGGGGTTCTGTGGTACAAGCAAAAGGTCAGAGATTTTTGGCCTGATATGCTAATCCTCAGTATAAATGGGGGTTAGACATTATTTATTGTCATTTCTTATGCTTAGAAATCCTTGAGGGCAGTCTCAAGGCCATCATGAGACTTATTCTAGCACTTGCCGCACACTTCAAGCCTGGCAGTGTCAAGCAGACTGTCCAGAATTCTAGTCTCCATGCTGCACCTACTGGCCGTAAGGTGGCGCGCACCCCATCTGCGGCAGCAGCTGCGGCAGGAGCAGCAGCAGCTATTGCTGAGGCCAGTCGAGCTGCAGCTAATGTTGGCAGACACATACCTTCTCGACTGAAGTAAgtaataagcaaataagcatgTTAAAAGTGCTTGTGCATAATTCATATTTTATAGGCTTTTAAAAGCCTAAAGGATTTTTAAAGATCCtttgcaaataaaatataatttcctGTAGGCAATAAAAAAACTACTTGGATTACAGGAAAAATCAATCCATTCTACACAAAAAAATTGTTCTTCATTTGCAACTGACAATCATGAATGCAATTGTAGTAAAAGTACTGCTCCTTGATGGTATAGCGTTCCTAGCGGTTCTTTGCAATCTACGGACAAGGACATGACTTACAGTCCCCAATGTAGAGAACAAGTTTTACACCCCTTAAAAAATTCCCAGGAACAAACGCTGGCCCATGTAGTCcttctaaaaaataatatttggaATAAGAAATATATGTGAAAATAGATATTATTTTCATGTACAGTAAGTTGAATCTTTGGTTTAAgacatgttttctttttgcttttttttttacccttaAGAAAACATAGAGCTGATCTGCTGAAGACACCCAAAGTAGAGGTGGAACATTCTTCTGCCAGTGACACAGGCAGCCCTATGCTACCTGCCAGTGACTCGTTACCTGGAACACCGCGTAAGCTGAGCAGATCCTCAGTGGAAACCCCTAGGGAAACCAGATCTGGGAGGTCTACCCCGGGAAGTGGGTCTAACACACCCAGACGTTGGAGGCAAGATGGGTCTGAGCACTCTGGATCAGATGTTGAATCTGGGGCGAGCTCTAAGAAAAAGCTGCTGTCTAAGAGGGTGTCGACTGTGGCGACAGATTTCTTGTATGAGTTGAGTCTGGATCATGATGCTATGGATGACGATGTTGGAGAGACCAAGGGAATGCTGCTGGAGCTACAAAAACTTGTGAGTATAGTGTGCTATCCAGTGACCTCCTTCCCAGGGGGTGTGTAGAGTTGCAGTTGTACCTTTCACAAATTTTTACCTtctattattttattcttctCTCCATTTAGCTTTTAGATGGCCGCATAGAGGAGGATGAAGTCCCTGTTGAACACACCCACCTAGAGGGGGTCAACCTGCAGGAGCAACTCACCATAGTAAACAGCAGACTGAGTCAGCAGAGTGCAGAGTATGACCAGCTCAAGTCAGAACGCAACAAGTACAAAGAGGAATGTATCAACTTACAAGGCATGAAATCAGGGCTACTATCCCGCCTAAACCAGCAGGAGGAAGTGATAATGCAGCTGAAATCTGAGCTACTCAAGCATGGCTTTGAACAGCAGAACCGAAATGCTGATGTGGCAGAACTTCATCGTAAAGTTGACGAGAGAAATGGAGAGATATCGGCCATGAGAACAGAGTTGCTGCGACGAGAGAAGGCAATGGATCGGCAGCGTGCAGAGATGGAGGACATGCTACGAGAGATGGAGCAGATGAGATATGCGGAGGTTTGATTAGCACTATCTGATAGTCTGCATATGGcatttagttttagttttcatAGTAAAGGTTTTTTCTGATTCTTCCAATATTTATAAATTTTATGTTGACATGATTTGGGTCATAAGTTctcattttcaattaaatgaTTGCCTATAAACAATTAGGTAAGGTAGTCTTACCAAATTAATAATCAGGTTTTTCACATGTCATAGGCCGCCTCAGGTCACCATGGTGATGAATCCCAGGTGCTGGAGCTTCAACAGAAGATAATTGAGCTGCAGGAACACCTCCAGGCAGTGACGTCACATGAGGTGGGTAAAGATAGATACACCATAGATACACCACTTGATGTGGGTGCAGGCGTAGAATACACAGTTGGGTAGAGAGATGTAGACCTTTTTCAGCAGGGCTTTCATTAGGCTCTGACGGCTGGCGGGACCACCAGCTATCTTCCAGTTTTATTTGGGCTGataaatttttaattttttttgaacttataaaataacttccaccctctacttatcaatctccaccaCCTACTCTGAAACTTAAAGAAACCCCTGTTCAGGTTATCAAAACTGATTCATGTTAGTGAAAAACATACTAATATGTCCACTGTATCTATAGGCTGACATCTCAAGTCGGATAGTGACGCAAGACCAGAAGATGTTATCTCTTGAACAAAAGATTTTGTCTTCACAAAATGCAGATCAGCAAGGGTTGAGTAGACCGGTAAGACATCAACGTCACCCAACCCCAGTAGGAAAAACGCAGTGGAGCACAAATTAGAAAGGGGGTCCTCAATACCCTCTCccttctgttttattttactaaCATTTGGCCTGGGCTGAGCTGATTTGAGGGGGGAAAAGGGAGTGGAGACAGACCTTTCTTAAGCCTCCCTTGCCTTGCCATCTTCTTTAACCTTAGGGGTACTGACTTTGCACTGTAATTGCCTTTCCCTAATTCTGAATATATGAAAAAGAGTCAGATGGAACAGTCTCTCACCGGAGACCAGGGAATCAGAGTCTTTGTCCTCATTAAAGAAAAAACTGACCACTCACAGATACCACATTTAGTTAAAATTTTTATTACCATGTTCATACCATATATATTGTAATTCtactttattctatttttatctACGAACCCCCTCTGTGGAAACCAGCTTATAGTTGTCAGACTCCTACCTACACTACCTGCACTTCCAATGGCATTGTTCATCACTGGTATGTTTTTTAGTCCACAGAGGAGATGGATATGGTCCGAGAAGCAATACAGAGTTTGCGTGAGTGCTTCCGCTCACATGACCCTCATCAGCACACCCTGGACACTCTTGAACAGGTGCTGTATCATTACTAGCAATAAGGGACCTTCATTATTACACCCATGTCACCACACCCTGGGCACTCTTTGACAGgtgctgtattttttatagcAACAAGGGACCATGTAACCGCATGCTGCCCATTATTGAACACTTGTACTCTTTTATTGCTGCTCACTTACCTCATGTCACAACATTATGATATATATGCCAAGCTCCTATATAATATCCAAAATACTACACCATTGATGAAGTGCTATTAGGCTTTGTAGACAGACTATTTATCTCTGCACCCAGGCATTGCTAAGCCCAGGTTATAAAATCAAGCATGTACTCATGATTTGCTGAGGGGGTGGGGCTTTGCAGCCAAAGATGTCATACGGAAAAAGGATAGAATTTCAATGAGAGAAATTACCTGCTTTCTAGCAAGGGGTGGTGCACACATACCCTATGCATCACCCTAGGTATCTAAAATTTGAGGCTATACATCTGCTTTGTTCTTGAGAAAGCCAATAAAATACTCATGCTAATAATGCCAGAGTCATttctaaatatataatatgttGAAACAACTGCTATGTTAATTGCAGACTATAACAAGCCTGCTGGATAGGCCAGTATTAAACGGGTCATTCCACAGAGAAGAAGtaagtttttttctattagtttttttttttattatgtacCTATAACATTAAAAGCATTATGTCTGTCAGGCAAACGTTTTTTATTGGTTGAGAAGCTGTATAACATCATCAACCTGCACTAGCTTTGAATTTGGGCACCATTACCATAAAGCAAAACATGACAAAATCACAGAGGTTGTTTGAGATAACATACCTACTACCTAACTATACCTTTAATTCTGGGAGACAGGACAAAAGAACATGAGTTTGCTAACTTGCCATTGGTCATTCTAAGAAGTATTGAGTTTGCTGACCTGCCCTTGGCTATTCTTAGGAAGTAAACGGTGTGGAGTATAATGATAAGTATGGCTATGTGAAGCAGCACCATCGACATGACGGCTCCAGGGTGCTTGAAAGAGACGGCACAGGAGTCTCTACCAAGGTGCTGTACTTCACTGAGAAGACTGTCACCCCTTTCCTTACCTCCATCCCTAAAAGGTATGTTTTACCAATTCCTAGAAAACTTCTGCATTATGCAGTTTTCAGGACTTGGGGTGGGGATGGAGGTGTTCACTCCCCCTACTGACCTGCCCTTATCACAGCCTGGGTAACATCACTCTACAagacttgggggggggggggtaatatGTGCTTGTCCTTCCTACTCCATCCCTGTCAGTACTGACCTGCCCTTATCACAGCCTGGGTAACATCACTCTACAagactagggggggggggggggtaatatGTGCTTGTCCTTCCTACTCCACCCCTGTCAGTACTGACCTGCCCTTATCACAGCCTGGGTAACATCACTCTACAagactagggggggggggggtaatatGTGCTTGTCCTTCCTACTCCACCCCTGTCAGTACTGACCTGTTCTTATCACAGCCTGGGTAACATCACTCTACAagactagggggggggggggggtaatatGTGTTTGTCCTTCCTACTCCACCCCTGTCAGTACTGACCTGCCCTTATCACAGCCTGGGTAACATCACTCTACAAgactaggggggggggtaatatGTGTTTGTCCTTCCTACTCCACCCCTGTCAGTACTGACCTGCCCTTATCACAGCCTGGGTAACATCACTCTACAagactagggggggggggggtaatatGTGCTTGTCCTTCCTACTCCACCCCTGTCAGTACTGACCTGCCCTTATCACAGCCTGGGTAACATCACTCTACAagactagggggggggggggggtaatatGTGCTTGTCCTTCCTACTCCACCCCTGTCAGTACTGACCTGTGCTTATCACAGCCTGGGTAACATCACTCTACAagactaggggggggggggtaatatGTGTTTGTCCTTCCTACTCCACCCCTGTCAGTACTGACCTGCCCTTATCACAGCCTGGGTAACATCACTCTACAagactaggggggggggggggtaatatGTGTTTGTCCTTCCTACTCCACCACTGTCACTACTGACCTGCCCTTATCACAGCCTGGGTAACATCACTCTACAAgaccaggggggggggtaatatGTGTTTGTCCTTCCTACTCCATCCCTGTCAGTACTGACCTGCCCTTATCACAGCCTGGGTAACATCACTCTACAAgaccagggggggggggggtaatatGTGTTTGTCCTTCCTACTCCATCCCTGTCAGTACTGACCTGCCCTTATCACAGCCTGGGTAACATTACTCTACAagactaggggggggggggtaatatGTGCTTGTCCTTCCTACTCCACCCCTGTCAGTACTGACCTGCCCTTATCACAGCCTGGGTAACATTACTCTACAAGacttgggggtggggggggtaaTATGTGCTTGTCCTTCCTACTCCACCCCTGCCAGTACTGACCTGCTCTCATCACCCCCAGGCTGGGTAACATTACTCTACGAGACTTCAAGCACATGTTTGATCGCCCGGGACCATACAGATTCCATTTCAAGGCTCTTGACCCAGAGTTTGGTACTGTCAAGGAAGAGGTACATACATCATTGTTGGTGTTTATCAGAGCATACATGTTTCTAGAAGATGGACTGCAACCGTGACTTGAATGCTTTTCTGTCTCTTTTAAGTTTTAATCATACTTAAGTAATTATTTAACAAAATGCTGACATTTGAACATGTGactgttatttttaaattttagttttCTCATTCCTAGGTGATTGAAGATGATGACATCATCCCGGGCTGGGAGGGGAAAATCGTGGCATGGGTGGAGGAGGACATGGCACTTTTACCTCGGTATTCAGATGGCCACTCCCTGGCTTCAGCTGACAGGGATGGGTGACCCTGTCTACACAAGGCACTTTGTTCCTGGTACTTAGACAAACATGACCTAGCTACAAGAGACGCAAAGAGATAACCTAGTCTATTCCTTGAAATACTCATGCTAAATGACCTGGCTAAAGCTGACAGAAAAAGCATTTCTAAATACACTTCCTAGTACTACATATTGCCTGAAGCAGGCTGAATGGATTTGATTACCCTGTCTAAGAAGAGCACTCCTCCATGGTTTTTCATACCAGATGACCTGGCTAATATGGAAATGAATAGGACAACCATGTCTAAGAGGGGCCACCTTAGTGTTTCTCATACCAACACAGACTGACTAAAGCAGGTGAACAGGAATGGGATACCCTGTCTAAGAGGTGCACCCCACCAAGGTTCTTATACCACATGACCTGGCTAACACAGACAGGAAAAGGACAACCATGTCTAAGAGGGGCTACCTCAGTGCTTCTTATATGACACAAACTGATTAAAGTGGACAAACAGGAATGGGATACCCTGTCTAGGAGAGGCGCTCTTGAAGTACTCTTACAAAAACTACCTGGCTATAGTGAACAGGTATTCCTATGGATTCAACAGTAACCTACCTACAGTGAACAGAAATGGATGACCCTGTCTAAACAAGGCATTCCTTAGTGATAATGATACCAACAGATCCTGCCTAAAGCAGACACAGAAATAGATGACCCTGTCTAAATGGGGCACTTGCTACTTGGTACCTAGGAATGGATTTTGGGTCAAACTGGACAAAATCCCAAGTTTGGAAGAATGACAACTATATACTTCAAAAAGTATATAGTGTATACAATTGCTTCAATATAAAAACATCCTGCTCCCAGGGTAATCCTACCAATCAACTCTTAGGAAAAGCTCATAATGGGTTTATTGGTTATATTGAAATGTTACCAGGCCATATCCCAGAGGGAAAAATGGATTTGGATATCCCTGAACTCAATGCCGGCCCTGATGCACAGTATTTACACAGTGAACACTTGATGGActtattttcaattaaaaataCAAGTAAATTAATTTCCGGGTTTAAGTAACCCAAGTTCACAATGGCATTGTAAATTAGAAGAAAATGATATTGTTTTATAATAGAGATTTTTTATCTCTGAAACGATAGTATTATAATGACATgtatattttgtaaataatgtgTGTGGATGAATTACAGCAATTTAGTTGCAATGTTCTCGAGCAACCTGTTGTGCAGCGCGTGTCTCATAGAGAAATACTGGGATTGGGGTAACTACATGCAATATTTTGCCTCCACTGAGACATCTAGTTAATACACAAGAAACAAGTATTGTAGACATGGGAGCCCTGTGGCTAGCAAACGGGATtgagagggaggggtgggtgttTAACCCTCGCACCTAGCTTCTCACTCTGCACGTTCCCTGCTTCGCCACAGAACACCCGGTCATTGGCTGCCATACCTGGCCGTCATAGCCTGTGGAGTTTAAGCGACATTGTAGAATCAAGTGCCCCAAAGCACGTATTGTTAGCAAGCACTAACTAACCCTATGTATGTATTGATAATAAGAGccgtcactgccagagggttttaAGTTTCCCAGTTGGTTCTTTTACGTTCTTTTGATTCAGGTTAGAGGCCGACGCGTTAACACACACTAGTTCCTAGTCGACCTCGGGAGTCGGGGTAACTTGggttttgttttgtcttttttagCGGGAGTGTGTATGTGTGTGGAGGGAGGGGGTATGCTCCATATTTACCCGCGTGGCGGCtggatttttttctgaaatcaCCCTTGGTTTTATGGTACGACCTTGGCAGAGGCAGCTATGCTCTTGCTAACAAAATATGTTTAATTAAATCAGGAAAGAGATAACaaagtatatttttttgaACAATCAGTGAAATCACTGATACTCCCGGAAACTAGTTATGTTAACGATGTGTTCTTTTTTAGGGGAGGGGCGCAAAAATTGCCCCTTTCAGAAATGGCTATGTCTAATCATCTTTCGAGGCAATATTTAGAAACAGCACGAACACATTGCTCACTTGATCGCAACAAACACAAGAAAAAAGACGAATACCCTATTAAATcaacttttatttattttatttgtggtACAAAATGTTTTCCGAATGGAATTAAATACAATATACAAATTGTGATTTGTTTCTAAAAGTATTTGTTGTGCTAAGATTATAAATAAAAGTCTGACTGGTCTTGCGCATTTTTCTAACTCAATATCAACCTTGATCTAACGAGACCAAAGCCTTGACTCAGACCAAAACGAgacgcgtacacaggggggtgcgcgcgcatcgCCCTTAGCGggcaaaaagtgggtcatttcttatcaaGGAATATTTaaagccaatcctgggtacacgcCTGATAATTATAGCAAACAAGGCCGCGCATCTTCAAAATATATCTCTTAGATGGTTCTCTGCAACAGACTACCCAATGGCACAGATATCCCGCGTCTTCTAGCCTTTAATTAGTGTAATAGTGCTACCCTTAGTTTCCTCACCCTGCATTGGCTTTATTCCagaccacaggcaacccgtggccacaggtatcccgcgTGTTTTTTCCCTGATTAGTGTCGAAGTGCTACCCTCGCTTCATTGGCTGTATTAAACTAggaccacaggcaacccatgAGCACAGGCATCCCGCGTCTCTTTGTCAATGATTAGTGTCAAAGTGCTAACACCCTCGCTGCATTGGCTTATTCAACTAggaccacaggcaacccatgAGCAAAGTTATCCCGCGTCTACTTGTCCCTGATTAGTGTCAAAGTGCTACCACCCTCGCTGCATTGGCTGTATTCAACTAGGACCACAGACTCGCGCGTCTTGTTGCTGTGGATATCGGGGCTCGTCCGGCTCTTCACCGAGTTCCTCTTTGACATGGTCACGTGTGTTTCTGTCTGTTGAGAACATGTGACAAGTTAGACAGCACAGGAAGTCCGTCACTTTGACGTGCAGGACATGCATGCGTAACTGTACAAAGCTCTAAGTGTTACTTGTGATTCATTAGTACGCCAATGACGGTATAACATGAGCGTAATTTCTTTCCGACCAAGGAGAATATGGTTAAAACCAAATTCCATAGCGTGTGTTGAGTCTAAAGTGCATGTCGCGTAACACTTGTATTTTTCTAGCATGTCACGTAACTTGTGTCTAAAGTGCATGTCGCGTAacacttgtatttttttagcatgTCACGTAACTTGTGTCTAGTGTGCATGTCACGTAACACTTGTATTTTTCGAGCATGTCACGTAACTTGTGTCTAATATGCATGTCACGTAacacttgtatttttttagcatgTCACGTAACTTGTGTCTAATGTGCATGTCACGTAacacttgtatttttttagcatgTCACGTAACTTGTGTCTAATGTGCATGTCACGTAACACTTGTATTTTTCTAGCATGTCATGTAACTTGTGTCTAAAAGTGCATGTCGCGTAACACTTGTATTTTTCGAGCATGTCATGTAACTTGTGTCTAAAGTGCATGTCGCGTAacacttgtatttttttatcatgtcaTGTAACTTGTGTCTAAAGTGCATGTCGCGTAACACTTGTATTTTTCTAGCATGTCATGTAACTTGTGTCTAAAGTGCATGTCGCGTAACACTTGTATTTTTCTAGCATGTCATGTAACTTGTGTCTAATGTGCATGTCACGTAACACTTGTATTTTTCTAGCATGTCACGTAACTTGTGTCTAATGTGCATGTCGCGTAACACTTGTATTTTTCTAGCATGTCATGTAACTTGTGTCTAAAGTGCATGTCGCGTAACACTTGTATTTTTCTAGCATGTCATGTAACTTGTGTCTAATGTGCATGTCGCGTAACACTTGTATTTTTCGAGCATGTCATGTAACTTGTGTCTAAAGTGCATGTCACGTAACACTTGTATTTTTCGAGCATGTCATGTAACTTGTGTCTAAAGTGCATGTCGCGTAACACTTGTATTTTTCTAGCATGTCACGTAACTTGTGTCTAAAGTGCATGTCGCATAACACTTGTATTTTTCTAGCATGTCACGTAACTTGTGTTTAATGTGCATGTCACGTAACACTTGTATTTTTCGAGCATGTCATGTAACTTGTGTCTAATGTGCATGTCACGTAACACTTGTATTTTTCGAGCATGTCACGTAACTTGTGTCTAATATGCATGTCACGTAacacttgtatttttttagcatgTCACGTAACTTGTGTCTAATGTGCATGTCACGTAacacttgtatttttttagcatgTCACGTAACTTGTGTCTAATATGCATGTCACGTAacacttgtatttttttagcatgTCACGTAACTTGTGTCTAAAGTGCATGTCGCGTAacacttgtatttttttagcatgTCACGTAACTTGTGTCTAATGTGCATGTCACGTAACACTTGTATTTTTCGAGCATGTCATGTAACTTGTGTCTAATGTGCATGTCGCGTAACACTTGTATTTTTCTAGCATGTCACGTAACTTGTGTCTAATGTGCATGTCACGTAACACTTGTATTTTTTCAGCATGTCACGTAACTTGTGTCTAATGTGCATGTCGCGTAACACTTGTATTTTTCGAGCATGTCATGTAACTTGTGTCTAATGTGCATGTCGCGTAACACTTGTATTTTTCTAGCATGTCACGTAACTTGTGTCTAAAGTGCATGTCGCGTAacacttgtattttttttagcatGACACGTAACTTGTGTCTGATGTGCATGTCACGTAACACTTGTATTTTTTAGCATGTTACGTAGGTTGTATCTAATGTGCATGTCGCGTAacacttgtatttttttagcatgTCACGTAACTTGTGTCTAATGTGCATGTCACGTAACACTTGTATTTTTTAGCATGTTACGTAGGTTGTATCTAATGTGCATGTCGCGTAACACTTGTATTTTTCGAGCATGTCATGTAACTTGTGTCTAAAGTGCATGTCGCGTAACACTTGTATTTTTCGAGCATGTCATGTAACTTGTGTCTAAAGTGCATGTCGCGTAACACTTGTATTTTTCGAGCATGTCATGTAACTTGTGTCTAATGTCACGTCTAGTGTCTAGGTGATAGTGTACAAGTGATGGAACATTGTGTTTCATACAGTACCACTAGTGCTGGTACCTGTGTCACATACTGCTTGTGGAAGGTAGTCACATGAAGGTGACTGGTAGTCACATGAAGGTGACTGGTAGTCACATGAAGGTGACTGGTAGTCACATGAAGGTGACTGGTAGTCACATGAAGGTGACTGGTAGTCACATGAAGGTGACTGGTAGTCACATGAAGGTGACTGGTAGTCACATGAAGGTgactggtagtcaaatgaagGTGACTGGTAGTCACATGAAGGTGACTGGTAGTCACATGAAGGTGACTGGTAGTCACATGAAGGTgactggtagtcaaatgaagGTGACTGGTAGTCACATGAAGGTGACTGGTAGTCACATGAAGGTGACTGGTAGTCACATGAAGGTGACTGGTAGTCACATGAAGGTGACTGGTAGTCACATGAGGGTGACTGGTAGTCACATGAAGGTGACTGGTAGTCACATGAGGGTGACTGGTAGTCACATGAAGGTGACTGGTAGTCACAAACTGTGTTAAATGTCGCGTCACCATGACACCATTAGTAGAAAAAGTAGAGCGTGTGAGGCGTAACGCAAACATTGCGTGACGCGTAACGCAACCGTTAAAAAGCGTGTGACGCGTTACGCAACATTTACACAGCGTGACGCGTAACGTGACAGTTACACAGCGTGTAACGCGTAACGCAACACTTAAACAGCGTGACGCATAACGCAACAGTTACAAAGCGCGTGACGCGTAACGCAACACTTACACCTCGTGTAACGCGTAACACATACACAGCGTGCCGGAAAAACGCACGCAACTCTGCCAACCAATGATGGGGTGAGGGTTAAGTGCATTTTGGTTGAGTCAGGAAAGGGAACAGGTATCAAAAGCAAGGATTTAAAGTGCTTATAATCAAAAAGTGCAGTGCCAGAGAGTGCCCAGTGCGTGAGGTCTCTGACCTACTAACATGAACGAACAACTTCCCTGGACCGACTTTAACGTTCTTGCGATCAAACTAGAAGGGAAAAAAGTTAGTTGGTAAACTGAGAGGTCTTGATCCGCGGAATAGAGGATATAAAGAGGCCAAATCTTGAAAAGATGTGTCGGCCGTGCATTAGGTTGACACGTCTCTTATAAGGCGATGCGCGCTCTTGTGGCCGGCAATACTAGGCCTTTTAAATTGTAACCAATTTTAACATGTCAGAAGTACGCTTCAAACATCGTTATCACTTTACTCAAAACACAAGATGACCATGTTAGCGCGCGCTGCACTGTAAACCGCGAGATCAAATTACTGACAGTATTGTCAATTTCGTCCTTTCACCAAGTCTATCTCCCACCCCACTTCCCTCAAAAAACTACTGTCACGCTGCGAACCCTCTTCACCAGACAACCCTATGAAGACATGAGCTATCAGATACGGAGAGCAAAAGCCAGAgtacaaaatttatttatccTAGACATACAGGAGCTGGGATGGCCTGTCTGTATTACCACTAGCCAAGAAAAAATGAGAGACCAGAGCACCGTGTCGAAACCCGCATTTGGTTCATGGCACATCAGCAAGAAAGCTACAGTTTTtcaaatcttttatttgttttcgatcACTTATTCGATAGTCATGAAGTGTTGCGGGTTACGACAGAATAGGTACATATAGAGAGTAGTTATTATAGACATAAGTAAATTCTCTcgtttttaaaaacatcttttcCTCTTTGCAAACAATCAACACTAATCCTACAAAATTGTGTGACAATTTATTAA is a window from the Nematostella vectensis chromosome 9, jaNemVect1.1, whole genome shotgun sequence genome containing:
- the LOC5509456 gene encoding dixin isoform X1 translates to MQGITDPSIRQGPAVSNFQRSKAFARNAASPLTLHRKNRKSKEEDLSRREEQLQAYTAWVNSQLKKRPGSRVIQNLPIDMKDGVAFIQLIEVVAGESLHLNENPTSMAAMKDNVDQVLQFMAVNKIKMHHTSSKEILEGSLKAIMRLILALAAHFKPGSVKQTVQNSSLHAAPTGRKVARTPSAAAAAAGAAAAIAEASRAAANVGRHIPSRLKKHRADLLKTPKVEVEHSSASDTGSPMLPASDSLPGTPRKLSRSSVETPRETRSGRSTPGSGSNTPRRWRQDGSEHSGSDVESGASSKKKLLSKRVSTVATDFLYELSLDHDAMDDDVGETKGMLLELQKLLLDGRIEEDEVPVEHTHLEGVNLQEQLTIVNSRLSQQSAEYDQLKSERNKYKEECINLQGMKSGLLSRLNQQEEVIMQLKSELLKHGFEQQNRNADVAELHRKVDERNGEISAMRTELLRREKAMDRQRAEMEDMLREMEQMRYAEAASGHHGDESQVLELQQKIIELQEHLQAVTSHEADISSRIVTQDQKMLSLEQKILSSQNADQQGLSRPSTEEMDMVREAIQSLRECFRSHDPHQHTLDTLEQTITSLLDRPVLNGSFHREEEVNGVEYNDKYGYVKQHHRHDGSRVLERDGTGVSTKVLYFTEKTVTPFLTSIPKRLGNITLRDFKHMFDRPGPYRFHFKALDPEFGTVKEEVIEDDDIIPGWEGKIVAWVEEDMALLPRYSDGHSLASADRDG
- the LOC5509456 gene encoding dixin isoform X2, which encodes MPSQTMAEAHQHHHHCHKSKYTNSGSLDLAYLEQLQAYTAWVNSQLKKRPGSRVIQNLPIDMKDGVAFIQLIEVVAGESLHLNENPTSMAAMKDNVDQVLQFMAVNKIKMHHTSSKEILEGSLKAIMRLILALAAHFKPGSVKQTVQNSSLHAAPTGRKVARTPSAAAAAAGAAAAIAEASRAAANVGRHIPSRLKKHRADLLKTPKVEVEHSSASDTGSPMLPASDSLPGTPRKLSRSSVETPRETRSGRSTPGSGSNTPRRWRQDGSEHSGSDVESGASSKKKLLSKRVSTVATDFLYELSLDHDAMDDDVGETKGMLLELQKLLLDGRIEEDEVPVEHTHLEGVNLQEQLTIVNSRLSQQSAEYDQLKSERNKYKEECINLQGMKSGLLSRLNQQEEVIMQLKSELLKHGFEQQNRNADVAELHRKVDERNGEISAMRTELLRREKAMDRQRAEMEDMLREMEQMRYAEAASGHHGDESQVLELQQKIIELQEHLQAVTSHEADISSRIVTQDQKMLSLEQKILSSQNADQQGLSRPSTEEMDMVREAIQSLRECFRSHDPHQHTLDTLEQTITSLLDRPVLNGSFHREEEVNGVEYNDKYGYVKQHHRHDGSRVLERDGTGVSTKVLYFTEKTVTPFLTSIPKRLGNITLRDFKHMFDRPGPYRFHFKALDPEFGTVKEEVIEDDDIIPGWEGKIVAWVEEDMALLPRYSDGHSLASADRDG